Part of the Halorubrum sp. BV1 genome, GAGGACGACACGACCAGCAGCGTTCCCGAGGACGCGGAAGGGATGCTCGCCGACGCCCGCCGTCTCGTCGAGCTCCTGGAGCAGCGCGGCATCGCCCTGGAGGAGCGCGAGATCGTGGTCGCGGCGTCCATCGACCGAGACCTGATGGGCCCGGAACGGGCGAAAGAGGCGCTGGAGTACGCGGTCTCGGAGAAGGGGCTCATCATGGAGACCGAGGACGGGTACACGACCGTCTGAGGACGTCCACCCCACCGCCGTCACTCGCTAACCAACGAATCGTTTCACGCTCCCCGGTGAGTTGGTTAGCCGAGGCGCTGGCGCGCGCAGGTCACTCGCCGCTCGGGGTGTGTCGCGGGGTACTTCTTTGGCTCCTGACACAGCAAAACGCGGCGTTTCCGACCCCTCCGCTGTCCTGCGATTTCCGCCGATTCTTATTGTGTCTCCCGACAGGGGACGCATTAAAACCGCCACACTGCGGCTCCCCGTCGAAACTCTCGCGGACTCGCACCTGTGCCCGGGTAACACCAGCACACAGTAAGACGTACCAGATTGCTTAACCTAACCCATTAAAATGACTCGTAACTAAACATACTATGGCACGCTGGACAGAATACGACGTAGAAGACTTCTGCGACCACTACTGGGAGGTGATCGCGCCCGCCCTCCAGGAGGACGGCCTCGATCCCTCCGAACCGCCGACGCACAACTGGCTGCTGGAGAACGGCTACACGGGCTTCTGCCAGGCCGTCCAGTACCACCTCGACAAGACGTTCCTCCAGTTCTGCAACCAGGACCTCGACATCCAGCGGGGGAACGGGCACATCTACGAGATCGACGTCGATCACGCCCGGACGCAGGAACTCGCGTACCGGTGGGCCGAACGCCACCGCCTCGGGAGGAAGAACCTCGCGCTGGCGACCGCGAAGACCGAC contains:
- a CDS encoding DUF2240 family protein, giving the protein EDDTTSSVPEDAEGMLADARRLVELLEQRGIALEEREIVVAASIDRDLMGPERAKEALEYAVSEKGLIMETEDGYTTV